The DNA window AACAACAGCTCCCTTCAAAAATACCGTGCACAACACGAGGACCCTCACCGACGACTCCCTAATCGACGGAACCTCATTCCTTATAATCTCCGCGTCTTTCATCGGATCCAGACTCATTATATACTCCACCTCACTCTCCGAAAACGGAACCAATGCCTGAGGCCAATGGAGCCACTCCAAGTACGGGTCATCAAGCCGCTCCGGCAAGCAAAGCCCGTGGTCGATAGGAATTAGCTCCTTTCCTTCGATCAACAACATGTTCCCAGTGTGCCTATCCAAATTCAAAACTCGAATGTCCAACACTCCGATCCTATGAATCGACTCCACCGAGAAGCAAGAGGGGCCTAAATCTGCAGCATCCGATTCATGCTCGACAAAGCACTGCACCGATGTCATTTTGTACCCAGAATACGGTTTCATTTTCCCTATGCTTGAAGGAAACGCATCCGAGGATATTCTAAGTAACGCGGTTGGAGGAACACCGGAAAATCCATCATGGTCTAGAAGGTAAGCTGCCAATTCACGTGCCCCGGTTTCTCCTAATCTGATCGAGGGTCTTCTTCCCGGTTGGCCAAGCATTTGCCCGGAGAACCCTTTAGGGCTGCCCAAATCCTCCATAGGTGGCTCTTCTATCGGCTTAATAACAGCAACAATGCTACTCATGCTAGAACCGACTTGACTAGGTAATAAGTAGGCGCCAGTTAAACCACTAGCCGCTGGGAGAGGATCAGCACCAGATTGTAGAGCTAGAGCCACTTTTGTTATGAGAAGACGAGATTTTGGATCATGGTGGCCACCAATTACTTCAATCCCTTGACCGGCAATTATATTTGCTTCTTTGTTGTTATTATATGAGAGGGGGGATGATGCAGAAAGACAAGGGGTGGAGATGCTTCTGTTGACATTGATAAGTTCCATGGCTTGCTGGTGGTTTAAGGAAACATGATTTGTCTGGTCCAATTCCACGAGTCTGATGCATctaggaggaggaggaggaggagggagGACTAATAATGTCTTCAATCTGTTATGTTGATCAACTGCTACAGCCATCTTTAAGAATTTCATTCAGATGATGGTACTGTAGGCTGTagaacatgtcaaaatgtgcgGCAAGCCTCAGGCCTTTTTTTGGGACACCACACTACTTATGCTCCACAAAGATCATGTGCCACAAACACTCTGCAAATGgaatatacaaaataaacaaCCGCATTGGGTACTTGGACAAACCATAAGATTAGGTTGTTTTGGTGtacactttttctttttttcatgttCATCATCATTAGAAAATATCTACAtttgttattttgtaaaaaaatcgCAATGATCTAGAATTATATGGATCATTATCTAGAAAAGAAGTTTATATACTAAATTAAGCAAAAGAAATCACACTCTTCTGAAAATGTCAAACATAGGTAAATAATCTTATGATTTTGAGGTGGGTTTTAAGGATGGGCGGTATGAAACTATTTGGACATAAATACCCTGTAATAAAAAGCTAAAGAGATAAGTAATTTATGCAAATTTGGACATAATTTTTCATGATTAAAGGTCTGATGAAAGGGAACAATAGAGTATGTTAGAGACATTCTATATTTCAGTTTTGCTACTTATGTTCAGTATTTACTACTCCTTTACTTTGGTGCTTTTAATTGCTATAACTAAGAGGTTGATTTTTCGAAAGCATCTTGGTTGAAGTGGTTTCCATGTTGTACTAGCATTctctaagaaaaagaaaagaaaaactcCTCATGTTTAGATATATGGAGGTCCTTTCATTTTCCATATATACCATCTAATCCAAACCTTAAATGAACCCCCATTTTGTGCAAAAATACATTGACTGATGAATACTTAATCCAAGTGCTGATTAGGAAAATATGATAGAATGGCTTGTTTATACTAAAATTGTATGGGACAATATTTGTAAAAGAGTAACAATAATCAGAAAATCACTTTATATGTGTTGATCATCTTCAAATCTAGTGTTATCTTAATAACTAATTGGTTATTAttaatcccaaataacccacatcaacaTTAAAATGGAGAAGAAAGAGTCTCTTACTCATGCACCATTTCACAACTGAAAGCCATGGAACTCATCTCGTAATTTGATTTGCATGAACACCTACAAAGAATAAAAATGACAGAATGAATGAGTAATTAATATTGATTAATAGCTGATGATGAGAGAATTGATGAGAAAACTGACAATATGAATGGCGATGCTTTTTGACGATCAAATACAAAGGTCTTGTTCGCTACCTGCAGCAAGTCCCTCGCTCCGCTTAGCGATCGCCACCATGTACTACAACAACAGAACGAACAAAACCTAGATGCTTAGATACAGTAAATAGAATCTGAAATCAAAAGAGATAATAGATTCATCTTCTAGTGTCGGTTGGTCGTCCATTGACGGTAGATCGGTGAAATTATGATGAATTTGAAGCGAGAGAAGGAAAATGCAGATGAATAATGCGATAGAAATGATGATTTACTAACCCTGAACACGGGCGAGGCATTCAGGGAGGCAAACGGCAACGGAGAGCGAGACAGAGAATGAGGTGTGAGAGATGGAGGAAATGAAATTGGTTGCCCAATTCCTCAAACAGGTCTGCTCCTTTCTGTTGTTCTCTCTTCCCCTCCCTCCCTC is part of the Impatiens glandulifera chromosome 1, dImpGla2.1, whole genome shotgun sequence genome and encodes:
- the LOC124919125 gene encoding phosphatidylinositol 4-kinase gamma 1-like, translated to MKFLKMAVAVDQHNRLKTLLVLPPPPPPPRCIRLVELDQTNHVSLNHQQAMELINVNRSISTPCLSASSPLSYNNNKEANIIAGQGIEVIGGHHDPKSRLLITKVALALQSGADPLPAASGLTGAYLLPSQVGSSMSSIVAVIKPIEEPPMEDLGSPKGFSGQMLGQPGRRPSIRLGETGARELAAYLLDHDGFSGVPPTALLRISSDAFPSSIGKMKPYSGYKMTSVQCFVEHESDAADLGPSCFSVESIHRIGVLDIRVLNLDRHTGNMLLIEGKELIPIDHGLCLPERLDDPYLEWLHWPQALVPFSESEVEYIMSLDPMKDAEIIRNEVPSIRESSVRVLVLCTVFLKGAVVAGLSLARIGEMMTREYHGGEEEESTFSLLENLCMSTKAKMNTKELKDDDEEDEEEEETREDSVSFGELSEEKWLLFLEVFEKLLPNFFEARKEGNYYCNYCC